From the Flavobacterium gyeonganense genome, the window GTTTTTTCCTTGTCTGGAAAGTTCTTATCTCCTTTCCATGGATTCCATCCTTCAGGAACTATGTGCGAACCTAATTCTGTATTGATAAATACCGTTTTCGCAAAAGGCCTCCACGGACGCCCCAGAAAAACCTTATCAACCGTATTGTCTTTTGCAGTAAGTTTACAATCCACAAATACAAATCCGTATGTATCTTCCTTAGTTGTGGAGGCTGCGGTAACATACGAATTGCTTAAACTTTCGATAGTGCAATTATAAAAATATGCAGTTGCAGCACCAAAAATAAAATCGGTTGTACCTTTGATATAACAGTTTTCTAAATAATTACGGGTTCCGCCTTTTGCTAAATACAAAGTATCCTGATTTCCTAAAATGGAGCAGTTTTTTACATAAATCCTGTCACCTTCAGTATGCAAGGCCACTGCCTGACCTACTTTACCAGCTGTATTTTCTATAGTGAGATTTTCTACTGAACAATCATTTCCCTGAACTAACAAAGTATAAGACGTATAAGTACTAAATTTTGGATCTCCCGTAACGTCAATTCCTCTGAATGGTTTTCCGGAATAATCATTGTATGAAATTATCGTTTTTTCTTTATCCGAACCTTTTAAAATAATATTTCTTTTAAAAGCCGGAATCACTACTTTTTCATTATAAATTCCAGACTTGATAATGATAAGAACTCTTTTTTCGGCATGATCTCTTACCTTATTGATGGCTTCCTGAATGGTTTTAAAATCTCCGG encodes:
- a CDS encoding pectinesterase family protein, translated to MKYIVTLFLALIALTSSAQTTDNRFELTVAQDGSGDFKTIQEAINKVRDHAEKRVLIIIKSGIYNEKVVIPAFKRNIILKGSDKEKTIISYNDYSGKPFRGIDVTGDPKFSTYTSYTLLVQGNDCSVENLTIENTAGKVGQAVALHTEGDRIYVKNCSILGNQDTLYLAKGGTRNYLENCYIKGTTDFIFGAATAYFYNCTIESLSNSYVTAASTTKEDTYGFVFVDCKLTAKDNTVDKVFLGRPWRPFAKTVFINTELGSHIVPEGWNPWKGDKNFPDKEKTVYYAELGSKGEGAKDLSKRAAWSHQLKKADLKKYSLNKVLGNWNPKL